One Ahaetulla prasina isolate Xishuangbanna chromosome 10, ASM2864084v1, whole genome shotgun sequence genomic region harbors:
- the GPR4 gene encoding G-protein coupled receptor 4, whose amino-acid sequence MCNTSQASWSCPVDSRIDHLFPPTLYIIVITVGLPTNCMALWAAYLQVRQKNELGVYLMNLSIADLLYIATLPLWIDYFLHYDNWIHGQESCKLFGFIFYTNIYISIAFLCCISVDRYLAVAHPLRFAKFRRVKTAVAVSAVVWTIEIGANSAPLFHNELFHDRYNHTFCFEKYPMEEWVAWMNLYRVFLGFLFPWVLMLFSYQGILRAVRGNVSTEKQEKAKIKRLSLSLIAILLICFAPYHLILLSRSTVYLSKPGDCSFEEKVFVAYHTSLAFTSLNCVADPILYCFANEGARSDVAKALSTLVRFLTSSKPQEMASASLTLDTPLSTKKSVFCRQPLAFPLPPSSQAGGLGMGDEDLHMKILTFNR is encoded by the coding sequence aTGTGCAACACGAGCCAAGCCAGCTGGAGCTGCCCTGTGGACTCCAGGATAGACCACCTCTTCCCGCCCACCTTGTACATCATCGTCATCACGGTGGGGCTGCCAACCAACTGCATGGCCCTCTGGGCGGCCTACCTGCAGGTCCGGCAGAAGAACGAGCTGGGCGTCTACCTGATGAACCTGTCCATCGCGGACCTGCTCTACATCGCCACGCTGCCCCTCTGGATCGACTACTTCCTCCACTACGACAACTGGATCCACGGGCAGGAATCCTGCAAGCTCTTCGGGTTCATCTTCTACACCAACATTTACATCAGCATCGCCTTCCTCTGCTGCATCTCGGTGGACCGCTACCTGGCTGTGGCCCATCCGCTGCGCTTCGCCAAGTTCCGGAGGGTCAAGACGGCAGTGGCCGTCAGCGCGGTGGTGTGGACCATCGAGATTGGGGCCAACTCTGCCCCCCTGTTCCACAACGAGCTCTTCCACGACCGCTACAACCACACCTTCTGCTTCGAGAAGTACCCCATGGAGGAGTGGGTGGCCTGGATGAACCTCTACCGGGTCTTCCTGGGCTTCCTCTTCCCCTGGGTGCTGATGCTCTTCTCCTACCAGGGCATCCTGCGGGCCGTGCGCGGCAACGTCTCCACGGAGAAGCAGGAGAAGGCAAAGATCAAGCGCCTCTCGCTCAGCCTGATCGCCATCCTGCTCATCTGCTTTGCCCCCTACCACCTCATCCTGCTCTCCCGCAGCACCGTCTACCTGAGCAAGCCGGGTGACTGCAGCTTTGAGGAGAAGGTCTTTGTGGCTTATCACACCTCCCTGGCCTTCACCAGCTTGAACTGCGTGGCCGACCCCATCCTCTACTGCTTCGCCAACGAAGGCGCCCGGAGCGACGTGGCCAAGGCCCTCTCCACCTTGGTGCGCTTCCTCACCAGCTCCAAGCCCCAGGAGATGGCCAGCGCCTCGCTCACCCTCGACACCCCTCTGTCCACCAAGAAGAGCGTCTTCTGCCGGCAGCCCCTGGCCTTCCCGCTGCCCCCCTCCTCACAGGCCGGTGGGCTGGGGATGGGAGACGAGGATCTCCACATGAAGATCCTGACTTTTAACCGGTGA
- the OPA3 gene encoding optic atrophy 3 protein yields MVAGAFPIAKLLYLGVRQLSKPLAARIKDGARASPFFRQYICGPPAQLYHWVEMRAKMRIMGFRGAAIKPLNEEAAAELGAELLGEAIVFGVGGLCIFLEYSRQSSNAKKKEEELNCTLLGLQEQVTELSLTLETLDARLREMNRVLVEVSTAPKK; encoded by the exons ATGGTGGCCGGCGCCTTCCCCATCGCCAAGTTGCTCTACCTGGGCGTCCGGCAGCTCTCGAAGCCCCTGGCGGCGCGCATCAAGGACGGGGCGCGCGCCAGCCCCTTCTTCCGCCAGTATATCTGCGGTCCCCCCGCGCAGC TCTACCACTGGGTGGAGATGCGGGCCAAGATGCGCATCATGGGCTTCCGGGGTGCTGCCATCAAGCCGTTGAACGAGGAGGCGGCCGCGGAGCTGGGGGCCGAACTGCTGGGCGAGGCCATcgtctttggggtgggggggctgtgcATCTTCCTGGAATACTCCCGCCAGAGCAGCAACgccaagaagaaggaggaggagctgaactgCACCTTGCTGGGCCTGCAGGAGCAGGTGACCGAGCTCAGCTTGACTCTGGAGACCTTGGACGCCCGGCTGCGGGAGATGAACCGGGTGCTGGTGGAGGTCTCCACCGCTCCCAAGAAGTAG